CTGGATCGcaaaagtatggtaaggaatggATGGTTTGATCAGACTTCAAACACAAGTTAGCAAGTTAGTTTGGGATCATGGATATAGTACATGCTGCTACTATATAACTGCTTTTCCTTTCATCATCCGTATCATTCCCCATAATCTAGTTATAAAGAATAATATGCAAAAAAAGAATAATATGCCTTGACATACGCATCTTGTCCTACTAGAGGTTAAACTAATTTTAATAATGTTTGGCTACTTGCTCCCCTGGCCATGTAGTTGTTGTAAAAGTAACTTTACAGTATTTCTGTTTGTTCAGGTATATCAGGATCAGTCATCTCTGGTCTTCCCTGTTTGATCTCTCCAAACTAGAgaaaaaatagacttctgacacaCTCCTTCACCCATCTGTTCCATTTAGTGATGTGACTTAAAATAGACTTGGCTGTTGCTGGTGGTCAAGCGCGTCTAGAAGTGGATTCAGTGTACTAGCTAGTGCAGCTCTAGCTCTACTGTGGCAGGAAGGCTATTTTAAGTCCCCTGGTCTTGTGCAAATAACTGGGGGCTTAGTCCTAGAGTTTGAAGCATGCAGCCTCTACTATTGCACAGGCATCATTAGGTCACCTAGTCCATCCCTGAAAGCCAGCCCCTGCTGCACTCTGGAAAAAGGGCCCAACACCATCAGCTCAAGCAAAGATTCAATTACagagattcttacctcagcatTAGTCCTTGAAATCATAAAGTCTAAATaactaacaataataaaataattataaaaggcTGATATATCTATATGAGAGGCTATGGTGAaactaatttttaatagttttattgatataataactcATAAACTAGATAATTCAGTGGTTTTTATCTATTAAAGAGTTAGGCAATCATgactacaatcagttttagaacaattttttctttcttgtactcattattgatAACTCCCCAtttctaccacctccaccaacctcccctgccataaccttaAGAAACTATTAAGCTAGTTACTATCTCtaaagatttacctatcctgggtttcatattaaagaaatcatataaaaagaaacaaacacagtGCGCTGCTATCACGTGGCCGCAGCCCAGAGGGTGCATGAGCGGGgaggtggggcgggggcgggcacCAGGGATCCTGCTCGGTGGAGTGGCCGTTCTGCTCCTGTCACTTCTTTGGATGCCGGTGCTCCTGGCCGTGGCCTCCCGCCTTCTGTTGATCCCCGGAGCCCTGTTTTCTATGGCTTCGGCCTCTGGAAGTACCCGGGCCCATCCCCCGTCGCTTTCGGGCTCTGGATATGTCCCCGGCTCCGTGTCGATAGCCTTTGTCACCTGCCCCAACGAGAAGGAGAAGGCCGCCAAGGAGATCGCCAGGGGTGTGGTGGAGAAGCGCCTGGCAGCGTGTGTCAACCTCATCCCCCAGATCACGTCCATCTATGTGTGGAAAAAGAAGATCGAGGAAGACAACGAGGTGCTGATGGTGAGAAACATGCCGACCCAACCACCCTCTTCTCTTGTTTCCTGCTCGTCCTGTCCCGTGAGATCTGAAGTCTACCATGCTCTTGACCCAACTATTTCTCCTTACCCATTAGATGATTAAAACGCAAAGTACCTTGGTTCTGGCTTTGACAGAATTTATTCGTTCTGTGCACCCTTATGAAGTCGCCGAAGTGATAGCATTGCCTGTGGAGCAGGGGAACGCCCCATATCTGCACTGGGTGTACCAGGTCACAAAAGGTTCTTTCCATCACCACCCTACTGTGACCCCCTCCTAAGCACCAAGACCCCATGATTGTGTGGTGACGGCTGGGTCCCCTATTAAACCCTCTCAAGTTTTCActgtcaaaaaaaaagaaaagaaaagaaacaaacacatacaaaaagaaaaaaatccaacaagaaaaacttcaatcccaaaaatacaaaaaaaaaaaaacaaccacaaaacaaaaaagcagaaaatgataaaaactagaacaaatttaaaatgcattaaaagggaaaacaaatggtaaggtgttagattttaaccCCATATCTGCgttaatgcactctgtctgagggtaAGGCTAGTCACATAGCTAGTcactggtcagagggaattcatcagAACTTTAGGCCATGTGGGGACTCTGAAAATATATTTTGAGTATTCATTGTCATCTATATAGCCTTTTGTGATTGGAgtgttcaaaatttaagctctccTCCAGTcttatgtttttttaattgaCAGTCCTtgagtcacacaagctggtgggcttcttctacATGGTCTTAACCGACACCTCACtgaaatggttgcttgttttgagacaagcttttaagaccccagacacttcctTCAGAGTCAGGCACCGTCTGTTTTCTGTACCACCCTTCAATataacacccttatcttcagtggccCCTTCATGAGGGCAGGGCCTCATGAGAGAACACTAATCAGTTCTTAGGTTAAAGTTtaggattaagtgcaagctcaaaagcCATTGTGGAGTTGTTTTAAATGATAGCTTTCATTGCATGAGAAAATGTAAC
This genomic stretch from Tenrec ecaudatus isolate mTenEca1 chromosome 14, mTenEca1.hap1, whole genome shotgun sequence harbors:
- the LOC142425606 gene encoding protein CutA-like translates to MSGEVGRGRAPGILLGGVAVLLLSLLWMPVLLAVASRLLLIPGALFSMASASGSTRAHPPSLSGSGYVPGSVSIAFVTCPNEKEKAAKEIARGVVEKRLAACVNLIPQITSIYVWKKKIEEDNEVLMMIKTQSTLVLALTEFIRSVHPYEVAEVIALPVEQGNAPYLHWVYQVTKGSFHHHPTVTPS